The genomic window GCATAATGCAAGTTTTGCGCTCACAAAAAGAGAGCAAAACAGACAATTGAGCAAACATAATTTTAGACAACCGttaatagcttatgaaaacagtttataatTCATAGAAAAGTAGTTTGACTCTatacaataaatgattatgccATAAGAACTTAATAAGCAccaaattaagttgtttatcaaaATAGACAGAAAGACAATGCTTTATGACTATTGATGAAGGTCATGTGATCTGGTGTGCATTTAAGTAATTTTGTCCCTTGAAGACACAATTTGACTTATGTGCAAATAATTGTCATCAAATGAGGAGGACCATATGATAGAATTTgacacacacaaaaaaagttCCACTAAAATATAAAGTTAGTTATTTCCTTGTCTAGTttccttttattattattctttggTAAAAGGATGTGACATTTTAGAGTTGGGGTGTGTCTTTATTATGTTGTTCACACATGTTAAGTCACATGTCACATGTTACATGTGTAACAAAGTGTATTAGACAATAAAggaaatattgaatttgaaggGAGATATATAGTACTTACTGCAAGAGCAATAATGCCAACAATAAGTCCAGTTTTGATAGCTGTGGTCATATATGGTGACACAAACACCAATTCTGTGAGTGATGGTGGATTTAGTCCTTTTTTCAATTCTCCTATCTGAAAATTTAAACAACATGTGCATGCCAATCAGAATCAGATCCTTACCTTTTTCTATAGATAATTcctcaaaaatagaaaaataatagtaGCATTTTACTTGGTGCATGTTTAATATCAAGATCAAGATGCACTTTCAACAATCACGGATTAGAATTCAttactgtcaaaaaaatttatagtaatCAATTTCAGCCATTCAATTCAGATTGGATGGCCCATTGCTATAACTGCATGACGCGGTTATAGCTGCATCATGAAGTGTAATGTActataataaaagattttttaattattatttgtttacaataaaagatttttgaatttgaTGAATTATTAGTGTGGAGTATATGTGGTGATGGTTTTAGAAGAATGATTCATGAGCATGTCCTACAGGATAAGAATACTCATTGAACATGGGTGCTATCGGTTGGACCCAATACCACTCAAACACTGTTTGGTTATGTGCTTTGAATAAGTGCGTTGTGACAAAGATATACTATgcaaattcattaaatataatttatacataataatttgataaaatcatttttttttttggtaactaatcattttttttgttaaataatctTGAAGGACggtaaagaaaaacaaaccataCTAAGAGAAATATTATTTCGGCACATAAAAACTCGCATAAAATACATTTGAGCTAACGTGTCTTACAcctgaaatgacataaaataataataataatcaaagaaaTGCTGACTCACCACTTGAACGCCGTGGTTCTCTGCGTGAGTGAAATAAACCAACATGCTTCCCAATATAACGGATGCCAACGGCGTCATTGCTGACACCCAAAAGAACTTTGGTTGTTTTTTGCTCTGCATTTCAATTAACGTCACAAATTAACCACCTTTACATCaattcaaatttctttttttttttttttttttacaaaacatcaatttcaattttaaaggGTAAATGATAGATGGAATAgtaattttatacttttttatcatatattaataGTAATTTATAGGATACAGTATGATACTATACTAGCTAGCTACTTTTGTCATGGCTGCATGAACAAatgatataaatataattaacgTCAATTGCAGCTGAAAAAATTTGTTGACTTTAATCTAAATTATCACTAAAAGTAACTAGCTAGGGAAGAAATTGATCTCAATCAAAGCTGATTTTAAATTCCATTTCCAGAGACATCTagcaaaataattaatgcaagCTAGGAAAAAGAAATGACAAGGTTAGATGTATCTAATTAATTTAATCTGTTCCTAGTCATAGTCACGGCTCTTGATGTAAACATATGGTTTTTGGGGGAGAAGGTTGAGCAACCAAAGAAATCTAGATCATGCAAGTTTTCAAATGgaattgataatatatattagtaattaattaatacttttgTAAGCTTGCACtgatatttttttacatatattaaaaaattgaataggcccccatgagcttagctcattTGGTAAGGGACGTCGCATATTATATGCAGTAGTTGAAATTCGATCCGCGAACACCTCATTTATCCATCTTAAGGGTGGAGtttctaaccactagactactgaaaaaaaattaaatagtaaatattatagtttatagtttatgcAAATGAATATGTGTCAGGTAGGTAGTACTTACGAAGTATCTTGTGACaaggagaaagaaaatgaaGCAAAATCCCAACACTGCGCTTTCCCACCTCCACTGaataaccaaataaataaataaggaaacaaatttTTGATTGGAGTCAAAATCTAAGTCAGAGACGTTACATGACATCCTACCAAATTTAattaaacttaatttaaaacttgagaactactttttttttttgtgctctCTAGTAGCTATAATTTTGCTTTTTAAGTTAAATAAGTTAGTCATGGTTCAAACTCGTTATCTGCATATTATATGCAATGTTTTACCTGTTCAGTTTGCTCGCGATGACAAAATTTGATAAATATATATCCTACTTGACAATAATGTAACTTAATAACTAAGTAAataatttctcaaaaaaaaaactaagtaaAAAATGTAACTTgtaaagtactccctccgtcccaaaatataagggaaaattggtcaactaaagttgatgtatctagtccaaatttttaaccaaatatattaactttctttgaccaattttcccatatattttgggacagagtagtaTAGAATTATACGTACGTGATGAGTTTGGGTAAAAACAGAGCGCATGACTGATACAAGATCAGCAGCATGGGTGAAATGTTCAAGTCCTAGTATCGATTTCAGCTGCTGCAGACACACCACCGTGGCTGCTCCTCCCATGAATCCTACTATAGTTGCATGTGACAGGAAATCCACTATAAACCCTAACCTGCACCACCActtcttatatatattattaccatcaataatattataggaaATTCAGATATAACTATCTATCTCATACTCAAgaattgatttatttaataatttctaattttacggttcaattaataaatttaatagaCGCTAAAACTTCTCTCAAGCGGGGAGAGTGTAATTTTAGAAgtggttgaagaagaagatgagaagGAAATCCATGGTTCAAACTTCTCTTAAGTGAAGGAAGTGTaattttatttagaaaaaagTGTAGATTTTATTAAGGGAGAAAAATATAGCTTTTAATATAAGAagggagaaaaatataatttaaaattctctCGAGTGAGGAGGGAACtgagaataaaaaatttctctaACATGATTGATTAGTGATTATAATTGGTGCTGCAACACTCTTGGTAGGTCTCTACTAAAGAAAAGTTTTTAATTAGAATATGATATCAGATTTTTAGCTTGGGTTTATTTGTTCAAGGTCATACTATGATATGACCTTTTGATATTAAAACAATCGAATACGAAGCCACGGCTTTGAAGCACACCGTAGCCGTTATTTTTGTCTAATGTCTTTGAAAGAATCAtctttaaaagtaattttcaaCGGATTATGAATGCGATAACTAATGATTGTATGTATAAAAATGAGCTAAAGTACTCTGTTATCCATATGTACACTCATTCTCTCTTTGAATGCTAGGTGTacaacatatttttcatttaaagaTAAACCAATAAACTCACTCATAATCTTGCTCGAGCGTCTGAGTTATGGTCTAGccataatattttttatcatctcCTAGTTgtatcatttttattatttttgaaaaaatgcaATGGATTACCTTACTTAaaaagagggagagagagaaaatatattGTTGTATATATAAAGATCTTATAGGAGATGAGAGTATAATCTATCTACTCTTATAATAATTACTTATATGTGATGTGAAATGAGGAGAATCTCATTGCATAGTGCAAAGTGGCAATATCTTTCTACAAGACAAAACACAAAAAGGAGGCAGAAAATATTGCCATGCCTTTGGGATATAAAAATATTCTTAACTTTTCCATAttcctattattttatttatttttccgtATCCAGTAACATAGTAACATTTGATAATCTCAATAGTAATTTACTTTATtcattcaaaaaacaaaaaaaaagtaatttactTCATGACAAGTGACAACATATTACTTTATTTAGACACATTACTACTTTTCAATGATCTTTAGAggtgtattaattaattattagttaTTGATTTGTAGAATTTGTTACCTAAAGAGACCCAATGAAGCTTGCAAAACCCCAGCAAAGAATGTAGCTGTGAAAGCAAGGTGGAGAAAAAGCTTTGGGTTTTCATTAGGATTAACCACATTTCCCAACATGGAACCCATCAAAAGAGATCCAACTGCCACTGTTCCAACTGCCAAATCCCTTGAACTACCCATCATAGCATAAATCAAAGGTGGTATAAAACTCGAATCTACACAATATGAATAAATAGtcataacatatataaatatttaattatgcaTGAATAGGGCTgcgttgataaaaaaaaaagttaaattagcaagatatatactccctccgaatACAATTAGTAATGTATtggtcaataatatagactggatacattatttttttaataaacctaaaaagtgatttttgcttataattatatccggagggagtatatgtctTGAAGAAAAAGGTTATATCAACCTCAAAAAATTAACATCAAATATGAACTCTTATAAATctagtaaattttttgaaacgGCAGTATTTCTTCTTCATCGGGATATGAATTCGAGTCATTTACGTCTTAAATCTTTAACCCTTAATTCAAATCAGTTGAGTTACTCACTCACCTAttatttagtaaattttaataaaatattatatctaCTTCTCATTTTTTAGTTatacaatttattttcttgctaaaaattataaagattcatcattatacattttttttgagGTACATATTAgaatatctcaaaaaaaaaacatgaattcTCAATCTTTAGATTCTCTCAATAAATCTAGCAACAAAATATTTtggacaaattttattttttcaataatttatattattgattagtaaaaaaaaaatattacaatgtTGTTTTTAATGATATGAGATAGTTTTGTTTTcgtaaaaaaatgtttgaaaaatcaaaacaaataatccAACTAGTCAAACTGTCTGAACTAACACTCTATACTGGTTTGACAACCGGTTTGGTTTTGAAAACATTTTGTTACGAAttttagtaataattttatttagtaaaaaaaatcaagtattatggataattaaattaatgaattaacactaataataatacTCACATAGTCCAAGAATTGGGGGGAGGTTGGCAAGTTTGGCATAGCTAATGCCTTGAGGAATAGCCAAACTAGCAATAGTGATGCCAGCTATGAGATCAGATTTCAAGAACTGAAAAGTGTAACTTGGTGCCCATTCAAATATAGGGAAGAAATATTGAAGACCAAGCACAAACTTTTTAGAAGCTGGTTGATTCTTAAACCTCCTCAAAGGATCATCTGGAAAGAAAGTTTCTTTCATTGAATACTTCAAAGATTTCAAAAATGGTTGAGGAGGTGGAATTTCCACACGTTGCACATGATTCTCATCAACGTTGTTCATTCCCGAACAAGGGTAATCATAGTCTACGTTACCCATAGTCGATTCTTGAGCTGGATGctgagtttaaaaaaaataaattatatatgaacaatttaaataattatataaaattatgctacttatatgtgtgtgtgcctatttttattatgattatgGTATCATATACTTTTGAATGTGCTACAATTAAAACATATATTGTGAACAATATTTGTTGACTCAATAAGCACGGTTGAATTAAGTGATTGAGAATTGAGAGGAACTAGAAAGGGCTAAAGGAACAAGTGAGGAGCTATAATGAAGGGTGATAAGGTGGTGTTGAGATACATGGTTATTCTTGATAACATGGCTTTATATAATGGTTTTTATGAGCAATATTTGggtattattatcatttttattttgagttAATTATGTTGAAATTTTTAGTGGGTAGGAGGGTCCACGTCTAGAAATCATGTAAAGGTTGTTAGTGGGGAGGATACCCAAACATCCCACATTTGTATTCTTTGAATAGGATTGGGAATATTTTTGGACATGCCACCTAGTGGCTATTTTCTACTTTGTAATATGGGTGATCAATTTTATACTAATAcctctctatctatctatcttatatctatctatctatctatctatctatatatatatatatatatatatatatatatatatatatatatatatatatatatatatatatatatatatatatatatatatatatatatatatatatgggcaGCCCTAATATGGTCCCCCAATTTTTGAGTCCACCGGTGGACCTCTTAATTTGACCTGCTATAGCAGGTTTCACTATTTTATTGGttgtgggtcccataaaagcagaagaataattcaaaaaaaacatatttttaagtGAGAGTGGATGTTACAATTTTGTCCTTATAACTAAATTTTAGAtctaaaatcaaattcatctCCATCCTTTGAAGAAAGGACCGTATGATTCTGAAACGGTGAAGTGGCAGTGATTTCgagtttctttttcttcttcttcttgttccgaTTCTACCTCTTACAGTTTTTATTTTGGTTGTTTTGGGTAGTGATGGTGAAGGATTGTGGTGTTGTTTTTGCAAGAACAtgtatattttgatttatttttttcctttaatcTCTTCTCCTTCATCCAGCCACTGGATCtaagaacatttttttttcttcttcaacaacttAAGAAagcttttgtttcaaatatttGCTGATCTTATTGAGAAAACATTTGATTTGGCTTATTCTACTAATCTGAGTTCAAATTTAAAACCTAAACCCCCAAATTTCTATGTTTATCAAAGAATAAAAAAGCCGGCGATTTGGAAATTGGCGAGAAGAAGCGGAGCGTTGATTGAGCACGATAAAGACTATGACCGGTGGTTtcaagatgaagatgaagcattttttgttattttttttttcttttgtacaaatttttaatttgttttccctttaAATATGCGACAGGAAGCTTGTCATGATAGTTGGGgttaattaaatatttgtgATATATTGATATGTAATTCTCAATGATAAAAAGGGGTGCATATTAAAGggaaaaaacaaatgaaatcaAAATATACATGTTCTTGCCTTGTTTGATTTAAATATGCTAGATTGcaaaaagaattaaattaatAAGTACAATTGATTATTCAATagcaaaattgaaaaaaaaaaaaagaagaaataaaaatttcCAGTTGAGAAGCATACGGTGGTGGTTCTTCAAAGGATGGAGATGAATTGGATTTAAGACTCAGTTACAAGGACATAATTGTAACATCCACTCTcacttaaaaaatatgtttttttttttaaaaaaattcagctTTTGTAGGACCCACAAACctataaaatagtaaaacatGTTATAGCTGGTCAAATTAAGAGGTCCACCGGTGGACCTAAAAATTTGAGGACCATAATAGGGCtgccctatatatatatatatatatatatatataggggagggatcaaattacaccggtgtaatattagagtaatgttacaccgctcaataacgcttcaacgaatacaaattttacaaaatccaccgttggattgaaagtttatatcatttagatcattcatgttcaattttacataaatctaaaatcgtttgatatgttattgagaccgatcaagattagcgctttatgtgtttttattgaataccgttaagcttgatcaatctcaataacatatcaaatgattttagatttttatagaattgaacatgaatgatctatatgatataaactttcaatccaacggtggattttgtaaaatttatattcgttgaagcgttattgagcggtgtaacattactcaaatgttacaccagtgtaatttgatccctccccatatatatataaacaaattttgagcttttagattaatttatattatagactTGATACaataaattattgaattaattattaaataatctaaaaaaataaaactttgcttatatataagatTAGAAAGAATAAATGAAATTTTCAGCTACTTAATAGAGGCATCACAATTTATATGCATTGGCAggaatttatcttctttttttcctttgttgGATAGCCTAGTGGGGAAGAACTACATCTTTATAGTAGATAATTAAGTGAGATGTACGTGGTTCGAACTTCGACTTTTGTATATAAATATGACATTCTACCAACTAAACTAAACTCACATGgataatgaaatatatatatatatatactccgcccatattataagaagaaaaaaaatcactttttcttgtctcaaattataagcaaaagtaatttacttttatcattttcaaggtttacttttacttattctcataaaatttaatgcaaattgcatttaatttactctctcttatttttctcataatcaataaccaataaaaattctttttacatattccaataaaacttatttcaagaaaaacactaaaaatcatactttaaattatcatattcaacttttcttaataagtgtgaaaacttTGTTTTTGCTTATAGGAAAGAGGGATAGATGAGTAGGAGTAtttgaattaataaattacatcattcattaaaattaataaataatacattTTACACGATGTAAAACGATTTT from Trifolium pratense cultivar HEN17-A07 linkage group LG1, ARS_RC_1.1, whole genome shotgun sequence includes these protein-coding regions:
- the LOC123924778 gene encoding sulfate transporter 3.1-like → MGNVDYDYPCSGMNNVDENHVQRVEIPPPQPFLKSLKYSMKETFFPDDPLRRFKNQPASKKFVLGLQYFFPIFEWAPSYTFQFLKSDLIAGITIASLAIPQGISYAKLANLPPILGLYSSFIPPLIYAMMGSSRDLAVGTVAVGSLLMGSMLGNVVNPNENPKLFLHLAFTATFFAGVLQASLGLFRLGFIVDFLSHATIVGFMGGAATVVCLQQLKSILGLEHFTHAADLVSVMRSVFTQTHHWRWESAVLGFCFIFFLLVTRYFSKKQPKFFWVSAMTPLASVILGSMLVYFTHAENHGVQVIGELKKGLNPPSLTELVFVSPYMTTAIKTGLIVGIIALAEGIAVGRSFAMYKNYNIDGNKEMIAIGTMNIVGSFTSCYLTTGPFSRSAVNYNAGCKTAASNIVMSIAVMLTLLFLTPLFYYTPLVVLSAIIVSAMLGLIDYEAAIHLWKVDKFDFVVCISAYIGVVFGSVEIGLVIAVAISVLRLLLFIARPRTFVLGNIPNSIIYRNIEHYSNANRVPGILILKIDAPIYFANASYLRERISRWIDEEEDRIKSTGETSLKYIIMDMSAVGNIDTSGISMLEEIKKIAERREQQLVLVNPGSEVMKKLNKSNFQKDTGGNWIYLTVQEAVRACNFVLHSSKTNPKRDESEGWNNV